The proteins below are encoded in one region of Amycolatopsis acidiphila:
- a CDS encoding FGGY-family carbohydrate kinase, with protein MADPAGLLVGIDIGTSSSKGVLVTPAGEIVARASRAHETSYPHPGWVEHDAEKVWWQDFLALSRELADAAAGRPLGGLAVSGIGPVLLPADAAGRPLRPAILYGVDTRADREIVELTEELGADAILERAGTALSSQAVGPKWRWLARHEPEVFERTSLFLMASSYLVHRLTGEYVLDHHSASQCDPMYDLRAGEWAADWAARVAPGVELPRLVWPTEVAGTISAAAAAETGLPQGLPVAGGTVDAWAEAASVGVSEPGDTMVMYGTTMFLIQVLADPRPHTGLWTTCGAFPGTYSLAAGMATSGAITDWLRKLVGGDFADLVRQAADVPAGSRGLLLLPYFAGERTPLFDPDARGMIAGLTTAHGLGELYRAALEGIAYGVRHNLEAMHASGGRAQRLVAVGGGTQGGLWTQIVSDVTGAQQQVPAETIGAAFGDALLAAVAVGTEPREWNPVAGTVRPDPARAAVYEEFYAHYRSLYPSTVDTAHFLAAQQRAADRARA; from the coding sequence GTGGCTGACCCGGCGGGCCTGCTCGTCGGCATCGACATCGGCACGTCGAGCTCGAAGGGCGTTCTCGTCACCCCGGCCGGCGAGATCGTCGCGCGGGCCTCGCGGGCGCACGAGACGTCGTACCCGCACCCGGGCTGGGTCGAGCACGACGCGGAAAAGGTGTGGTGGCAGGACTTCCTGGCGCTGAGCCGGGAGCTGGCCGACGCCGCCGCCGGGCGGCCGCTGGGCGGCCTGGCGGTCAGCGGCATCGGCCCGGTCCTGCTGCCCGCGGACGCCGCCGGGCGCCCGCTGCGCCCGGCGATCCTCTACGGCGTCGACACCCGCGCCGACCGGGAGATCGTCGAGCTGACCGAAGAACTGGGTGCGGACGCGATCCTGGAACGAGCGGGCACGGCGTTGTCGTCGCAGGCCGTCGGTCCGAAGTGGCGCTGGCTCGCGCGGCACGAGCCGGAGGTGTTCGAGCGGACGAGCCTGTTCCTGATGGCCAGCTCCTACCTCGTGCACCGGCTCACCGGCGAGTACGTGCTGGACCACCACTCGGCCAGCCAGTGCGACCCGATGTACGACCTGCGGGCGGGGGAGTGGGCCGCGGACTGGGCCGCCCGCGTCGCCCCCGGCGTCGAGCTGCCGCGGCTGGTCTGGCCGACCGAGGTCGCGGGCACGATCTCCGCCGCCGCGGCGGCGGAAACCGGTCTGCCGCAAGGGCTTCCGGTCGCCGGCGGCACGGTCGACGCGTGGGCCGAGGCGGCCAGCGTCGGCGTGTCCGAGCCGGGGGACACGATGGTCATGTACGGCACCACGATGTTCCTCATCCAGGTGCTGGCCGACCCGCGCCCGCACACCGGGCTGTGGACGACGTGCGGCGCCTTCCCCGGCACGTACTCGCTCGCCGCGGGCATGGCGACCTCGGGAGCCATCACCGACTGGCTGCGCAAGCTGGTCGGCGGCGACTTCGCGGACCTGGTGCGGCAGGCGGCCGACGTGCCCGCGGGCAGCCGCGGGCTGTTGCTGCTGCCGTACTTCGCCGGGGAGCGCACGCCGCTGTTCGACCCGGACGCGCGCGGGATGATCGCCGGGCTGACCACCGCGCACGGGCTGGGCGAGCTCTACCGCGCGGCGCTGGAAGGAATCGCCTACGGCGTGCGGCACAACCTCGAAGCCATGCACGCCTCCGGCGGCAGGGCGCAGCGGCTCGTCGCCGTGGGCGGCGGCACCCAGGGCGGGCTGTGGACGCAGATCGTCAGCGACGTGACCGGTGCGCAGCAGCAGGTCCCGGCCGAGACGATCGGCGCGGCCTTCGGTGACGCCCTGCTCGCGGCGGTGGCCGTCGGCACGGAGCCCCGGGAATGGAACCCGGTCGCCGGCACGGTCCGCCCCGATCCCGCCCGGGCCGCGGTGTACGAGGAGTTCTACGCGCACTACCGCTCGCTCTACCCGTCCACAGTGGACACGGCGCACTTCCTCGCGGCCCAGCAGCGGGCCGCCGACCGCGCGCGGGCATGA
- a CDS encoding MgtC/SapB family protein, protein MPHTLAFSIGEPTGQSWTQIWELLLALLLCSLIGLERELKQKSAGLRTHTLVGVGAALFLLVSKYGFTDVLAQGQIVLDPSRVAAQIVSGVGFIGGGLIFVRRDVVRGLTTAAVVWMSVAVGCACAAGLPLLAVVVTAAHFLVVYGYPPLIRLATRTRPATSAVRVTYRDGEGVLRTVLELATRSGYSVEHAVTERQPLDREEEDEHGRTLVQARGLIDLRLRLVGPRNVNELLTALADQPGVVAVETGDVDDRTE, encoded by the coding sequence ATGCCCCACACGCTGGCGTTCAGCATCGGCGAGCCGACCGGCCAGAGTTGGACCCAGATCTGGGAGCTGCTGCTCGCGCTGCTGCTGTGCTCGCTGATCGGGCTGGAGCGCGAGCTCAAGCAGAAGAGCGCCGGGCTGCGCACGCACACCCTGGTCGGCGTGGGCGCCGCGCTGTTCCTGCTGGTCAGCAAGTACGGCTTCACCGATGTGCTGGCCCAGGGCCAGATCGTGCTCGACCCCTCGCGCGTCGCGGCGCAGATCGTGTCCGGCGTCGGCTTCATCGGCGGCGGGCTGATCTTCGTCCGGCGTGACGTGGTGCGCGGCCTCACCACCGCGGCGGTCGTGTGGATGAGCGTCGCGGTGGGCTGCGCGTGCGCGGCCGGGCTACCGCTGCTCGCGGTGGTGGTGACGGCGGCGCACTTCCTCGTGGTCTACGGCTACCCGCCGCTGATCCGCCTCGCGACCCGCACCCGCCCGGCGACATCGGCCGTGCGGGTGACCTATCGCGACGGTGAGGGTGTGTTGCGGACCGTGCTCGAACTGGCCACGCGCTCGGGCTATTCGGTGGAGCACGCGGTCACCGAGCGCCAGCCCCTCGACCGCGAGGAGGAGGACGAGCACGGCCGCACCCTGGTGCAGGCGCGCGGGCTCATCGACCTGCGGCTGCGCCTGGTCGGGCCACGGAACGTGAACGAGCTGCTGACCGCGCTCGCCGACCAGCCGGGAGTCGTCGCGGTCGAGACCGGGGACGTCGACGATCGGACCGAGTGA
- a CDS encoding MmpS family transport accessory protein → MGVVPAVRPAGRRLRSGTVVLLAGLGVLLVVGVVSAVVAGQRSADPSPATLNEINVPAAPVPVPVVVHLVTYELTGGGSALNITYVGQGADIEQVSQAATPWSATVDHTSTTGGSEYFSLTARNAGPGSLGCRISVDGTTVSESTTGPQGVVRCSKSLS, encoded by the coding sequence ATGGGTGTTGTCCCCGCGGTGAGGCCCGCCGGACGGCGGCTCCGCTCCGGAACGGTCGTGCTGCTGGCCGGCCTGGGCGTGCTGCTGGTCGTCGGGGTGGTTTCGGCGGTCGTCGCCGGGCAGCGTTCGGCCGACCCCTCGCCGGCGACGCTCAACGAGATCAACGTGCCGGCCGCGCCGGTGCCGGTGCCGGTCGTCGTGCACCTGGTGACCTACGAGCTCACCGGCGGCGGCAGCGCGCTCAACATCACCTACGTGGGCCAGGGCGCGGACATCGAGCAGGTCTCCCAGGCGGCCACCCCCTGGTCGGCGACCGTCGACCACACCAGCACCACGGGCGGCAGCGAGTACTTCAGCCTGACCGCGCGCAATGCCGGGCCGGGCAGCCTCGGCTGCCGGATCAGCGTCGACGGCACCACGGTGAGCGAGTCCACCACCGGCCCGCAGGGCGTGGTGCGCTGCTCGAAGTCCCTGAGCTGA
- a CDS encoding ABC transporter permease gives MLAIVLAALVALGAVVLWLGGLGRARAVVTAALRAVAQLAAVSFVITAILRSGWLTVLFVLAMFGVAAVTSARRVGVPRQVAFIATAIGAGVLPVLVLVLGTGVVPWKPIAVVPVAGIVIGGVMSATSQAARRALDELRIRHGEYEAALALGFLPRAAALEICRPSASQALIPALDQTRTVGLVTLPGAYVGVLLGGAGPLQAGITQVLVLIGLLAAEAVAVLVAVQFVAAGRIARP, from the coding sequence ATGCTCGCGATCGTGCTGGCCGCGCTGGTCGCGCTCGGCGCGGTGGTGCTGTGGCTCGGCGGGCTGGGCAGAGCCCGCGCGGTCGTCACGGCCGCGCTGCGGGCCGTCGCGCAGCTGGCCGCCGTCTCGTTCGTCATCACGGCGATCCTGAGGTCCGGCTGGCTCACAGTGCTGTTCGTGCTGGCGATGTTCGGCGTCGCGGCGGTCACCTCCGCGCGCCGGGTCGGCGTGCCCCGGCAGGTGGCGTTCATCGCCACCGCAATCGGCGCGGGCGTTCTCCCGGTGCTGGTGCTCGTGCTGGGGACCGGTGTCGTGCCGTGGAAGCCGATCGCGGTCGTGCCGGTGGCAGGCATCGTGATCGGCGGCGTCATGTCCGCGACCTCGCAGGCCGCGCGGCGCGCGCTCGACGAGCTCAGGATCCGCCACGGCGAGTACGAGGCGGCGCTCGCCCTGGGGTTCCTGCCCCGGGCCGCGGCGCTGGAGATCTGCCGCCCCTCGGCGTCGCAGGCCCTGATCCCGGCGCTCGACCAGACCCGCACGGTCGGCCTGGTGACGCTGCCCGGCGCGTACGTCGGGGTGCTGCTGGGCGGCGCCGGCCCGCTGCAGGCGGGCATCACCCAGGTGCTCGTGCTCATCGGGCTGCTCGCCGCGGAGGCCGTCGCCGTGCTCGTGGCCGTCCAGTTCGTCGCGGCGGGACGGATCGCGAGGCCCTAA
- a CDS encoding mycothiol transferase: MSVADLVIDGFDRIQQVVRGAVKGLNEDQLATRLADEANTVAWLVWHLTRVQDGHLADLEDAPQVWTEQGWHERFALPFGPEATGYGQSADEVAAVRVSAKLLTGYHDAVHDRSVAWLGGLKESQLDKVVDDAWDPPVTLGVRLVSVLSDDLQHAGQAAYIRGILLKR, from the coding sequence ATGAGTGTTGCGGATCTTGTGATCGACGGCTTCGACCGCATTCAGCAGGTCGTGCGAGGCGCCGTCAAGGGACTGAACGAGGACCAGCTGGCCACGCGGCTCGCGGACGAGGCGAACACCGTCGCCTGGCTCGTCTGGCATCTCACCCGCGTGCAGGACGGGCACCTCGCCGACCTCGAGGACGCCCCGCAGGTGTGGACCGAGCAGGGCTGGCACGAGCGGTTCGCGCTGCCGTTCGGCCCGGAAGCCACGGGCTACGGCCAGAGTGCGGACGAGGTCGCCGCGGTGCGGGTGTCGGCGAAGCTGCTGACCGGCTACCACGACGCGGTGCACGACCGGAGCGTCGCCTGGCTCGGCGGGCTGAAGGAGTCCCAGCTCGACAAGGTCGTCGACGACGCGTGGGACCCGCCGGTCACCCTCGGCGTCCGGCTGGTCAGCGTCCTGTCCGACGACCTGCAGCACGCCGGGCAGGCCGCCTACATCAGGGGCATCCTGCTGAAGCGATGA
- a CDS encoding alpha/beta fold hydrolase, with protein MADYATVNGLKMYYEVHGEGRPVVLLHGGVLTLELSFGPMLPQLATGRQVIGVELQGHGHTADIDREVTLGGLAGDVVALLDELGLERADLFGFSLGGLVALELATAHPGRVDRLVLASTHYRPDGYHADIHDPALQAASTRMPTEADFAEMFQAYQRVAPEPERFDSFKAKVSEAVARLEGWSADQLRAVTAPTLLIVGDNDFVRLEHAIEMAGLIPDAQLAVLPGTTHSNVLRRTGLVLPMVESFLR; from the coding sequence ATGGCTGACTACGCGACCGTGAACGGCTTGAAGATGTACTACGAGGTGCATGGCGAGGGCAGACCCGTCGTGCTGTTGCACGGCGGCGTGCTCACCCTCGAGCTGAGCTTCGGGCCGATGCTGCCCCAGCTCGCCACCGGCCGTCAGGTCATCGGTGTGGAGCTGCAGGGGCACGGCCACACGGCTGACATCGACCGCGAGGTCACGCTCGGCGGCCTCGCCGGGGACGTCGTCGCCCTGCTCGACGAGCTGGGCCTGGAGCGGGCCGACCTGTTCGGGTTCAGCCTCGGCGGCCTCGTCGCGCTGGAGCTCGCGACCGCGCACCCGGGACGGGTGGACCGGCTGGTGCTCGCCTCGACCCACTACCGGCCCGACGGATACCACGCCGACATCCACGACCCGGCGTTGCAGGCGGCGTCCACCCGGATGCCCACCGAGGCCGACTTCGCCGAGATGTTCCAGGCGTACCAGCGAGTCGCGCCGGAACCGGAGCGGTTCGACAGCTTCAAGGCGAAGGTGTCCGAGGCGGTCGCGCGGCTCGAGGGCTGGTCCGCCGACCAGTTGCGCGCCGTCACCGCGCCGACCCTGCTGATCGTCGGCGACAACGACTTCGTGCGGCTCGAGCACGCCATCGAGATGGCCGGGCTGATCCCGGACGCGCAGCTGGCGGTCCTGCCCGGGACGACGCATTCGAACGTCCTGCGCCGCACCGGGCTCGTGCTGCCGATGGTCGAGTCGTTCCTGCGCTGA
- a CDS encoding terpene synthase family protein: MQAFTLPDFYLPYPARINPNLERTRAHSDEWARRMGMLDSPTPDGGLVWDADRMSKMDYALMCAYTHPDCDGPALDLVTDWYVWVFFFDDHFLEQFKYSRDLAGAKAYLDRLELFMTDEPPEVTNPAEAGLKDLWERTVPSMSEGWRRRFVTSTHNLMVESMWELDNIDRGRIANPIEYMQMRRKVGGAPWSANLVEYAVGAEVPDGLAATRPVQVLTDTFADAVHLRNDLFSYQREVQEEGENSNAVLVFERFLDVPTQEAADLVNELLTSRLQQFENTALTEIPALLADRAVPPHEQAGVGAYVKGLQDWQAGGHEWHARSSRYMNEGAASGGLAGPTGLGTSAGRLSFSPGVKAKARQHAHALFRPVGSQSEPEIAMPFPVRTSPHIDAAREYSVGWAREMGMLDAGVWDERRYTGLDLAHCASMIHADASPEQLNLSTDWLTWGTFGDDYYPIAFGATRNLAAAKHLTDRLPRFMPLDAGETPPPTNPIEGGLADLWQRTAGPMTESSRATFRKAVRDMTESWLWELWNQAQHRIPDPIDYVEMRRRTFGSDMTMSLARLAHADVVPPEIYRNGVLHELDTAAQDYACFTNDLFSYQKEIEFEGELHNMVLVVENFLGVDVAGARDLVARLMNARMAQFEHIVANDLPALFEDLSLGEETRTALTRHAEDLKEWMSGILEWHRKCVRYTEPELERNRVPGLEFSFPPTGLGTASLHLAPAP; this comes from the coding sequence ATGCAGGCTTTCACGTTGCCCGACTTCTACCTGCCGTATCCGGCGCGGATCAACCCCAATCTGGAACGCACCCGCGCGCACAGTGACGAGTGGGCGCGGCGGATGGGCATGCTGGACTCGCCGACGCCGGACGGGGGACTGGTCTGGGACGCCGACCGCATGTCGAAAATGGACTACGCGCTGATGTGCGCGTACACCCACCCCGACTGCGACGGGCCGGCGCTCGATCTGGTCACCGACTGGTACGTCTGGGTGTTCTTCTTCGACGACCACTTCCTCGAGCAGTTCAAGTACTCGCGCGACCTCGCAGGCGCCAAGGCCTACCTCGACCGGCTGGAGCTGTTCATGACGGACGAGCCGCCGGAGGTGACCAACCCCGCGGAGGCGGGCCTGAAGGACCTGTGGGAGCGGACGGTGCCCTCGATGTCGGAGGGCTGGCGGCGGCGGTTCGTCACCAGCACGCACAACCTGATGGTCGAGTCCATGTGGGAGCTGGACAACATCGACCGCGGCCGGATCGCCAACCCGATCGAGTACATGCAGATGCGGCGGAAGGTCGGTGGCGCGCCGTGGTCGGCGAACCTCGTCGAGTACGCCGTCGGCGCGGAGGTGCCGGACGGCCTGGCCGCGACGCGCCCGGTCCAGGTGCTGACCGACACCTTCGCCGACGCCGTGCACCTGCGCAACGACCTGTTCTCCTACCAGCGGGAGGTGCAGGAGGAGGGGGAGAACTCGAACGCGGTGCTGGTGTTCGAGCGGTTCCTGGACGTGCCGACGCAGGAGGCGGCGGACCTGGTCAACGAGCTGCTGACCTCGCGACTGCAGCAGTTCGAGAACACCGCGCTGACCGAGATCCCCGCATTGCTGGCCGATCGCGCTGTCCCGCCGCACGAGCAGGCCGGTGTCGGCGCGTACGTGAAGGGACTGCAGGACTGGCAGGCGGGCGGCCACGAATGGCATGCGCGGTCGAGCCGGTACATGAACGAGGGTGCCGCGTCGGGCGGGCTCGCCGGTCCGACGGGGCTGGGCACCTCGGCCGGCCGGTTGTCGTTTTCCCCGGGTGTCAAGGCGAAAGCGCGCCAGCACGCGCACGCGCTGTTCCGGCCGGTCGGCTCGCAGTCCGAGCCGGAGATCGCGATGCCGTTCCCGGTGCGGACGAGTCCGCACATCGACGCCGCCCGCGAGTACTCGGTGGGCTGGGCGCGCGAGATGGGGATGCTGGACGCCGGGGTGTGGGACGAGCGCCGCTACACCGGGCTGGACCTGGCGCACTGCGCGTCGATGATCCACGCCGACGCGAGCCCGGAGCAGCTGAACCTGTCGACGGACTGGCTCACCTGGGGCACCTTCGGCGACGACTACTATCCCATCGCCTTCGGCGCGACGCGCAACCTCGCGGCGGCGAAGCACCTGACCGACCGCCTGCCGCGGTTCATGCCGTTGGACGCGGGCGAGACCCCGCCGCCGACGAACCCGATCGAGGGTGGTCTCGCGGACCTGTGGCAGCGCACGGCGGGCCCGATGACGGAGTCCTCGCGGGCGACGTTCCGCAAGGCGGTGCGGGACATGACCGAGAGCTGGTTGTGGGAGCTGTGGAACCAGGCGCAGCACCGCATCCCGGACCCGATCGACTACGTCGAGATGCGGCGCAGGACCTTCGGGTCGGACATGACGATGAGCCTCGCGCGGCTTGCGCACGCCGACGTCGTGCCCCCGGAGATCTACCGGAACGGGGTGCTGCACGAGCTGGACACGGCGGCGCAGGACTACGCATGCTTCACGAACGACCTGTTCTCGTACCAGAAGGAGATCGAGTTCGAGGGCGAGCTGCACAACATGGTGCTGGTGGTGGAGAACTTCCTCGGTGTGGACGTGGCGGGCGCGCGGGATCTCGTGGCACGCCTGATGAACGCGCGGATGGCACAGTTCGAGCACATCGTCGCGAACGACCTGCCAGCCCTGTTCGAGGACCTGTCCCTCGGCGAGGAGACGCGCACGGCCCTGACCCGCCACGCGGAAGATCTGAAGGAGTGGATGTCGGGAATCCTCGAGTGGCACCGGAAATGCGTCCGGTACACGGAGCCGGAGCTGGAGCGCAACCGCGTGCCTGGTTTGGAATTTTCTTTTCCGCCGACCGGATTGGGAACGGCTTCGCTCCACCTCGCTCCGGCGCCGTGA
- a CDS encoding MBL fold metallo-hydrolase, with amino-acid sequence MNVVEDYTGHVEPGGDAARRTLGALTITKLSVGPMDNNAYLLVCRAQNEALLIDAAADPDRISDLIGSGPERPALRTIVTTHQHGDHWQALGAVAGANGSNTAAHPLDAGPLPVPPDFLVEHGDTLTVGDCTLEVIHLKGHTPGSIALLYRDPEGVPHLFTGDSLFPGGVGRTTSPEDFRSLLDDVSARVFDVLPDETWFYPGHGDDSTLGAERPKLGEWRERGW; translated from the coding sequence GTGAACGTCGTGGAGGACTACACCGGGCACGTCGAGCCGGGCGGCGACGCCGCGCGGCGCACGCTCGGGGCGCTGACCATCACCAAGCTGTCCGTCGGGCCGATGGACAACAACGCGTACCTGCTGGTGTGCCGGGCACAGAACGAGGCCCTGCTCATCGACGCGGCCGCCGACCCGGACCGCATCTCGGACCTGATCGGGTCCGGGCCCGAGCGGCCCGCGCTGCGCACGATCGTGACGACGCACCAGCACGGGGACCACTGGCAGGCGCTGGGCGCCGTCGCCGGGGCGAACGGGTCCAACACCGCGGCGCACCCGCTCGACGCGGGGCCGCTGCCGGTGCCGCCGGACTTCCTCGTCGAGCACGGCGACACGCTCACGGTCGGTGACTGCACCCTCGAGGTGATTCACCTGAAGGGGCATACGCCGGGATCGATCGCGTTGCTGTACCGCGACCCGGAGGGTGTGCCGCACCTGTTCACGGGTGACTCGCTGTTCCCCGGCGGAGTGGGGCGCACGACATCGCCGGAGGACTTCAGGTCCCTGCTCGACGACGTCTCCGCCCGGGTCTTCGACGTCCTGCCGGACGAGACGTGGTTCTACCCGGGCCACGGGGACGACTCGACACTCGGTGCGGAGCGGCCGAAGCTGGGCGAGTGGCGCGAGCGGGGCTGGTGA
- a CDS encoding acyltransferase family protein has protein sequence MSRPNSRKISWDVVRVVAVVSVMLGHITHQGPLAHPELADYPFRVTAQFGAAALMVISGFFVCQTIRRGGTGRWLWRKIARLLPPYVVAVVLTYVVMRLAGAAFNGQSFGSGWFDTLFGPTTDGLAWKTTWYVPVGHDLLINLLMMQGWNQYFIWLDGSYWTLPVQLLVFTGAALLWSRSSWFRGDRRIQLLAWALVVVPLFVRFVLIGVDNPAPWAYSVVFGLGLHRMHAFAAGAAIWLWSRGRMGGGHLALLLAAVVCAQDLHLYPFHVALPSDPARLPSDLGFAVMLVAICAAAKGRDWTFLRPLAPAFSWLAGISYGVYLLHQELGYVLARVLLDAGLPGWARLPILLAAAIVAGWALTTLVERPAHSRLTRPRRTAPPPRSAPDDLLPAQAAAGGKGPAPVSVGGPS, from the coding sequence GTGTCCCGCCCCAACTCGCGCAAGATCAGCTGGGATGTCGTCCGCGTGGTCGCCGTGGTCTCGGTGATGCTGGGACACATCACCCACCAGGGCCCGCTCGCGCATCCCGAGCTCGCCGACTACCCGTTCCGGGTCACCGCCCAGTTCGGCGCCGCGGCACTGATGGTGATCTCCGGCTTCTTCGTCTGCCAGACGATCCGCCGCGGCGGCACCGGCCGCTGGCTGTGGCGGAAGATCGCCCGCCTGCTGCCGCCGTACGTCGTCGCCGTCGTGCTCACCTATGTCGTGATGCGCCTGGCGGGTGCGGCGTTCAACGGCCAGAGCTTCGGCAGCGGCTGGTTCGACACGCTCTTCGGCCCCACCACCGACGGCCTCGCCTGGAAGACCACCTGGTACGTCCCGGTGGGCCACGACCTGCTGATCAACCTGTTGATGATGCAGGGCTGGAACCAGTACTTCATCTGGCTCGACGGCTCCTACTGGACGCTGCCGGTACAGCTGCTGGTCTTCACCGGCGCCGCGCTGCTGTGGTCGCGTTCATCGTGGTTCCGCGGCGACCGGCGGATCCAGCTGCTGGCCTGGGCGCTGGTCGTCGTCCCGCTGTTCGTGCGGTTCGTGCTGATCGGCGTGGACAACCCCGCCCCGTGGGCCTACAGCGTGGTCTTCGGCCTCGGCCTGCACCGGATGCACGCGTTCGCCGCAGGGGCGGCGATCTGGCTCTGGTCGCGCGGGCGGATGGGCGGCGGGCACCTCGCGCTGCTGCTCGCCGCGGTCGTCTGCGCGCAGGACCTGCACCTGTACCCCTTCCACGTCGCACTGCCGAGCGACCCGGCACGCCTGCCGTCCGACCTCGGGTTCGCCGTGATGCTCGTCGCCATCTGCGCCGCGGCGAAGGGCCGTGACTGGACCTTCCTGCGGCCACTGGCCCCGGCCTTCAGCTGGCTCGCCGGCATCTCCTACGGGGTGTACCTGCTGCACCAGGAGCTGGGCTACGTGCTGGCCAGGGTGCTGCTCGACGCCGGCCTGCCCGGCTGGGCCCGGCTGCCGATCCTGCTCGCCGCGGCGATCGTCGCCGGCTGGGCGCTCACTACACTGGTGGAGCGGCCGGCGCACAGCCGGCTGACCCGCCCGCGCCGAACGGCCCCACCGCCCCGATCCGCGCCGGACGACCTGCTCCCGGCCCAGGCCGCGGCCGGCGGGAAAGGTCCGGCTCCCGTTTCTGTCGGTGGTCCGTCCTAG